The following coding sequences lie in one Paramormyrops kingsleyae isolate MSU_618 chromosome 15, PKINGS_0.4, whole genome shotgun sequence genomic window:
- the LOC111860366 gene encoding nuclear receptor subfamily 2 group F member 6 isoform X2 — protein MAMVSGGWGDPNGDTNGLGEKGYLRTDEDDGSPQAGSSDVEVGEDDKACSVDCAVCGDKSSGKHYGVFTCEGCKSFFKRSIRRNLSYSCRSNRECQIDQHHRNQCQFCRLKKCFRVGMRKEVQRGRIPPSHSGISPTSLPGGGGGVSGVGGTGELFNGQPVSELISQLLRAEPYPSNRYGPQYGQQQGQVQAGGPVMGIDGICELAARLLFSTVEWARGIPFFPELPVSEQVALLRLSWSELFILNAAQAALPLHTAPLLAAAGFHSSPMSAERVVSFMDQVRLFQDQVDKLTRLQVDSAEYSCLKAIALFSPDACGLTDPVHVESLQEKVQVALTEYERAQYPSQPQRFGRLLLRLPALRAVPASLISQLFFMRLVGKTPIETLIRDMQLSGSSISWPYVPGQ, from the exons ATGGCCATGGTGAGCGGGGGGTGGGGCGATCCCAACGGGGACACCAACGGACTGGGGGAGAAAGGGTACCTGAGGACTGACGAGGATGACGGTTCACCCCAGGCGGGCAGCAGCGACGTGGAGGTGGGGGAGGATGACAAGGCCTGCTCAGTGGACTGTGCAGTCTGCGGCGACAAGTCCAGTGGAAAGCACTATGGCGTGTTCACCTGTGAGGGCTGCAAGAGCTTCTTCAAGAGGAGCATCCGGCGTAATCTCAGCTACAGCTGCAG GTCCAATCGAGAATGCCAGATTGACCAGCATCACCGTAACCAGTGCCAATTTTGCCGGTTGAAGAAGTGCTTCCGTGTCGGAATGCGCAAAGAAG TCCAGCGTGGACGCATCCCTCCATCGCACTCAGGAATCAGTCCTACATCCCTGccggggggtggtggtggagtCAGTGGAGTAGGGGGCACTGGAGAGCTCTTCAACGGGCAGCCGGTCTCAGAACTCATCTCCCAGCTGCTGCGGGCCGAGCCCTATCCCAGCAACCGCTACGGGCCCCAGTACGGCCAGCAGCAGGGGCAGGTGCAGGCCGGCGGACCCGTCATGGGCATCGACGGCATCTGCGAGCTGGCGGCGCGGCTGCTCTTCAGCACCGTCGAGTGGGCGCGCGGCATCCCCTTCTTCCCCGAGCTGCCAGTGTCGGAGCAGGTGGCCCTGCTAAGGCTCAGCTGGAGCGAGCTCTTCATCCTGAACGCAGCACAGGCCGCCCTGCCGCTGCACACGGCCCCACTGCTGGCCGCCGCTGGCTTCCACTCGTCACCCATGTCAGCCGAGCGCGTCGTGTCCTTCATGGACCAGGTGCGCCTCTTCCAGGACCAGGTGGACAAGCTCACGCGCCTGCAGGTGGACTCTGCAGAATACAGTTGCCTCAAAGCCATCGCCCTCTTCTCCCCTG ACGCTTGCGGCCTGACGGACCCCGTGCACGTGGAGAGCCTGCAGGAGAAGGTCCAGGTGGCGCTGACGGAGTATGAGCGGGCGCAGTACCCCAGCCAGCCGCAGCGGTTCGGCCGCCTGCTCCTGCGCCTGCCCGCCCTGCGCGCTGTGCCCGCCTCACTCATCTCCCAGCTTTTCTTCATGCGGCTGGTGGGCAAAACGCCCATTGAGACGCTGATCCGTGACATGCAACTGTCCGGCAGCTCCATCAGCTGGCCCTACGTTCCCGGGCAGTGA
- the ushbp1 gene encoding colorectal mutant cancer protein isoform X2: MTDRAEDAKVLDQLVEALKCEEDPKTPGHPSQLELAQCEADMGTLLRIIAELNEKMTGLQAPRCLDKSNLQEQVMTTDPKAVPASIPMEESVELQLQGALDALESSVRQGRAWVTPHISCNKENPTEHLTAATESWVKVTQVLDEMEREFGISSSSELPAEEHQKYQKNVLTLYKRNCSLRAALHSREEELDRSKVTLSGLEEERNRLQMKILSLQITLPVGGSVSPPTSPSSSSSDAWSPYWATPPYPGSPQMSKRSPSAFPALSTGGSAPSASAHCSPSGGIDMDRLQRCVERLKARNKRLSAALERRKGESEQMSMILSKHEADHTALQMALKYSEDCEDAYCQLMVLYEAKRQGVTGESRETAESGAESLSGDPKQQAVCPEPRGASGWPPEGAGASIAQKRVMSSVLLEQERGIRERISRLKRDGAAVCIPELRAEGEGQLSPDTGTLARCSDPEQAGPRHSSSEKAVLLYDLVTVREKMSELRGTIRLMEREKRYLEWTLTAQKEQDVAGALIADCLRDELEDRQAEERFKGAPVHSGRAVSGPRNRTILREMQAAQQREQFLKRRVTALRESLDAALADSATRRRYCEEEMAQLALTHSKTTGTYRSMRHKFHEQLWQLEKQAMATSERHATQIAGLKATLEALETKREETVL, from the exons ATGACTGACAGAGCTGAAGATGCAAAG GTACTTGATCAGTTGGTGGAAGCCTTAAAATGTGAGGAGGACCCCAAAACCCCAGGACATCCTTCCCAGTTAGAACTGGCCCAGTGTGAAGCAGACATGGGGACGTTGCTGAGAATCATAGCAGAGCTGAATGAGAAAATGACTGGGCTACAAGCACCCAG GTGTCTAGACAAGAGTAACCTACAAGAGCAAGTGATGACCACTGATCCCAAAGCAGTGCCTGCCTCTATCCCAATGGA AGAAAGTGTTGAACTGCAGCTGCAGGGAGCCTTAGATGCTCTAGAAAGTTCCGTCAGACAAGGGAGAGCTTGGGTCACTCCTCATATTTCCTGCAATAAGGAGAATCCCACAGAACACTTGACTGCAGCAACCGAGAGCTGGGTCAAGGTCACGCAG GTCCTAGATGAGATGGAGAGAGAATTCGGAATCTCGTCCTCTTCGGAATTACCAGCCGAAGAGCATCAGAAATACCAGAAAAATGTCCTCACTTTATACAAGCGCAACTGCAGCCTACGCGCTGCTCTGCACAGCCGGGAGGAGGAGCTAgacaggtcaaaggtcacactgagtgggctggaggaggagaggaacAGGCTGCAGATGAAG ATCCTGTCCCTCCAAATAACTCTTCCAGTTGGGGGCAGTGTGTCCCCTCCCACAAGTCCTTCCAGTTCATCAAGTGACGCCTGGAGTCCCTACTGGGCGACCCCTCCTTACCCTGGGTCACCTCAGATGTCGAAGAGGTCTCCCAGCGCTTTCCCTGCCCTGTCAACAGGGGGCAGTGCTCCTTCTGCCAGTGCACACTGCAGCCCCAGTGGTGGGATTGACATGGACCGCCTGCAGAG GTGTGTAGAAAGGCTCAAGGCGCGGAACAAACGCCTGTCGGCTGCACTGGAGAGGAGGAAGGGCGAGTCCGAGCAGATGAGCATGATTCTCAGCAAACACGAAGCCGACCACACTGCCTTGCAAATGGCCCTGAAGTATAG TGAGGACTGTGAGGACGCTTACTGCCAGCTGATGGTGCTGTATGAAGCCAAGAGACAAGGCGTGACGGGAGAGTCGAGAGAAACTGCAG AATCGGGAGCAGAGTCGCTGTCCGGTGACCCAAAGCAACAAGCCGTGTGCCCAGAGCCCAGGGGGGCCTCAGGTTGGCCACCGGAAGGAGCTGGAGCGTCTATTGCTcaaaaaag GGTGATGTCATCCGTGTTATTGGAGCAAGAGAGGGGAATTCGGGAGAGGATCTCGAGGCTGAAGCGAGACGGGGCTGCGGTGTGCATCCCCGAGCTGAGAGCGGAGGGAGAGGGTCAGCTCAGCCCAGACACAGGTACCCTGGCTCGATGCAGCGATCCAGAGCAAGCCGGGCCTCGCCACAGCAGCAGCGAAAAGGCCGTCCTCTTGTACGACTTGGTGACCGTCAGG GAGAAGATGTCAGAACTGCGTGGGACGATTCGACTGATGGAACGAGAGAAGCGTTACCTCGAGTGGACGCTGACGGCGCAGAAGGAGCAGGACGTGGCTGGAGCGCTTATAGCTGACTGCCTGAGGGATGAACTGGAGGACAGACAAGCAGAGGAGAGG TTTAAGGGCGCAccggtgcattctgggagagcAGTGTCTGGTCCCCGAAATCGCACAATCCTACGTGAGATGCAGGCAGCGCAGCAACG TGAGCAATTCTTAAAGCGACGAGTGACAGCTCTTCGCGAGTCACTGGATGCCGCACTTGCAGACAGCGCCACCCGCAGGAGATACTGTGAAGAGGAAATGGCACAGCTGGCGCTCACCCACAG CAAGACCACTGGGACATACCGGAGCATGCGGCACAAGTTCCACGAGCAGCTATGGCAGCTGGAGAAGCAGGCGATGGCCACGTCAGAGCGACACGCCACCCAGATCGCTGGGCTAAAGGCTACACTGGAGGCATTGGAGACGAAGAGGGAGGAGACTGTGCTGTGA
- the ushbp1 gene encoding colorectal mutant cancer protein isoform X1, which yields MTDRAEDAKVLDQLVEALKCEEDPKTPGHPSQLELAQCEADMGTLLRIIAELNEKMTGLQAPRCLDKSNLQEQVMTTDPKAVPASIPMDEHVSTTSPNGSVTQKEESVELQLQGALDALESSVRQGRAWVTPHISCNKENPTEHLTAATESWVKVTQVLDEMEREFGISSSSELPAEEHQKYQKNVLTLYKRNCSLRAALHSREEELDRSKVTLSGLEEERNRLQMKILSLQITLPVGGSVSPPTSPSSSSSDAWSPYWATPPYPGSPQMSKRSPSAFPALSTGGSAPSASAHCSPSGGIDMDRLQRCVERLKARNKRLSAALERRKGESEQMSMILSKHEADHTALQMALKYSEDCEDAYCQLMVLYEAKRQGVTGESRETAESGAESLSGDPKQQAVCPEPRGASGWPPEGAGASIAQKRVMSSVLLEQERGIRERISRLKRDGAAVCIPELRAEGEGQLSPDTGTLARCSDPEQAGPRHSSSEKAVLLYDLVTVREKMSELRGTIRLMEREKRYLEWTLTAQKEQDVAGALIADCLRDELEDRQAEERFKGAPVHSGRAVSGPRNRTILREMQAAQQREQFLKRRVTALRESLDAALADSATRRRYCEEEMAQLALTHSKTTGTYRSMRHKFHEQLWQLEKQAMATSERHATQIAGLKATLEALETKREETVL from the exons ATGACTGACAGAGCTGAAGATGCAAAG GTACTTGATCAGTTGGTGGAAGCCTTAAAATGTGAGGAGGACCCCAAAACCCCAGGACATCCTTCCCAGTTAGAACTGGCCCAGTGTGAAGCAGACATGGGGACGTTGCTGAGAATCATAGCAGAGCTGAATGAGAAAATGACTGGGCTACAAGCACCCAG GTGTCTAGACAAGAGTAACCTACAAGAGCAAGTGATGACCACTGATCCCAAAGCAGTGCCTGCCTCTATCCCAATGGACGAGCATGTATCTACCACCTCACCTAATGGTTCAGTCACTCAAAAAG AAGAAAGTGTTGAACTGCAGCTGCAGGGAGCCTTAGATGCTCTAGAAAGTTCCGTCAGACAAGGGAGAGCTTGGGTCACTCCTCATATTTCCTGCAATAAGGAGAATCCCACAGAACACTTGACTGCAGCAACCGAGAGCTGGGTCAAGGTCACGCAG GTCCTAGATGAGATGGAGAGAGAATTCGGAATCTCGTCCTCTTCGGAATTACCAGCCGAAGAGCATCAGAAATACCAGAAAAATGTCCTCACTTTATACAAGCGCAACTGCAGCCTACGCGCTGCTCTGCACAGCCGGGAGGAGGAGCTAgacaggtcaaaggtcacactgagtgggctggaggaggagaggaacAGGCTGCAGATGAAG ATCCTGTCCCTCCAAATAACTCTTCCAGTTGGGGGCAGTGTGTCCCCTCCCACAAGTCCTTCCAGTTCATCAAGTGACGCCTGGAGTCCCTACTGGGCGACCCCTCCTTACCCTGGGTCACCTCAGATGTCGAAGAGGTCTCCCAGCGCTTTCCCTGCCCTGTCAACAGGGGGCAGTGCTCCTTCTGCCAGTGCACACTGCAGCCCCAGTGGTGGGATTGACATGGACCGCCTGCAGAG GTGTGTAGAAAGGCTCAAGGCGCGGAACAAACGCCTGTCGGCTGCACTGGAGAGGAGGAAGGGCGAGTCCGAGCAGATGAGCATGATTCTCAGCAAACACGAAGCCGACCACACTGCCTTGCAAATGGCCCTGAAGTATAG TGAGGACTGTGAGGACGCTTACTGCCAGCTGATGGTGCTGTATGAAGCCAAGAGACAAGGCGTGACGGGAGAGTCGAGAGAAACTGCAG AATCGGGAGCAGAGTCGCTGTCCGGTGACCCAAAGCAACAAGCCGTGTGCCCAGAGCCCAGGGGGGCCTCAGGTTGGCCACCGGAAGGAGCTGGAGCGTCTATTGCTcaaaaaag GGTGATGTCATCCGTGTTATTGGAGCAAGAGAGGGGAATTCGGGAGAGGATCTCGAGGCTGAAGCGAGACGGGGCTGCGGTGTGCATCCCCGAGCTGAGAGCGGAGGGAGAGGGTCAGCTCAGCCCAGACACAGGTACCCTGGCTCGATGCAGCGATCCAGAGCAAGCCGGGCCTCGCCACAGCAGCAGCGAAAAGGCCGTCCTCTTGTACGACTTGGTGACCGTCAGG GAGAAGATGTCAGAACTGCGTGGGACGATTCGACTGATGGAACGAGAGAAGCGTTACCTCGAGTGGACGCTGACGGCGCAGAAGGAGCAGGACGTGGCTGGAGCGCTTATAGCTGACTGCCTGAGGGATGAACTGGAGGACAGACAAGCAGAGGAGAGG TTTAAGGGCGCAccggtgcattctgggagagcAGTGTCTGGTCCCCGAAATCGCACAATCCTACGTGAGATGCAGGCAGCGCAGCAACG TGAGCAATTCTTAAAGCGACGAGTGACAGCTCTTCGCGAGTCACTGGATGCCGCACTTGCAGACAGCGCCACCCGCAGGAGATACTGTGAAGAGGAAATGGCACAGCTGGCGCTCACCCACAG CAAGACCACTGGGACATACCGGAGCATGCGGCACAAGTTCCACGAGCAGCTATGGCAGCTGGAGAAGCAGGCGATGGCCACGTCAGAGCGACACGCCACCCAGATCGCTGGGCTAAAGGCTACACTGGAGGCATTGGAGACGAAGAGGGAGGAGACTGTGCTGTGA
- the LOC111860366 gene encoding nuclear receptor subfamily 2 group F member 6 isoform X1, producing the protein MAMVSGGWGDPNGDTNGLGEKGYLRTDEDDGSPQAGSSDVEVGEDDKACSVDCAVCGDKSSGKHYGVFTCEGCKSFFKRSIRRNLSYSCRSNRECQIDQHHRNQCQFCRLKKCFRVGMRKEAVQRGRIPPSHSGISPTSLPGGGGGVSGVGGTGELFNGQPVSELISQLLRAEPYPSNRYGPQYGQQQGQVQAGGPVMGIDGICELAARLLFSTVEWARGIPFFPELPVSEQVALLRLSWSELFILNAAQAALPLHTAPLLAAAGFHSSPMSAERVVSFMDQVRLFQDQVDKLTRLQVDSAEYSCLKAIALFSPDACGLTDPVHVESLQEKVQVALTEYERAQYPSQPQRFGRLLLRLPALRAVPASLISQLFFMRLVGKTPIETLIRDMQLSGSSISWPYVPGQ; encoded by the exons ATGGCCATGGTGAGCGGGGGGTGGGGCGATCCCAACGGGGACACCAACGGACTGGGGGAGAAAGGGTACCTGAGGACTGACGAGGATGACGGTTCACCCCAGGCGGGCAGCAGCGACGTGGAGGTGGGGGAGGATGACAAGGCCTGCTCAGTGGACTGTGCAGTCTGCGGCGACAAGTCCAGTGGAAAGCACTATGGCGTGTTCACCTGTGAGGGCTGCAAGAGCTTCTTCAAGAGGAGCATCCGGCGTAATCTCAGCTACAGCTGCAG GTCCAATCGAGAATGCCAGATTGACCAGCATCACCGTAACCAGTGCCAATTTTGCCGGTTGAAGAAGTGCTTCCGTGTCGGAATGCGCAAAGAAG CAGTCCAGCGTGGACGCATCCCTCCATCGCACTCAGGAATCAGTCCTACATCCCTGccggggggtggtggtggagtCAGTGGAGTAGGGGGCACTGGAGAGCTCTTCAACGGGCAGCCGGTCTCAGAACTCATCTCCCAGCTGCTGCGGGCCGAGCCCTATCCCAGCAACCGCTACGGGCCCCAGTACGGCCAGCAGCAGGGGCAGGTGCAGGCCGGCGGACCCGTCATGGGCATCGACGGCATCTGCGAGCTGGCGGCGCGGCTGCTCTTCAGCACCGTCGAGTGGGCGCGCGGCATCCCCTTCTTCCCCGAGCTGCCAGTGTCGGAGCAGGTGGCCCTGCTAAGGCTCAGCTGGAGCGAGCTCTTCATCCTGAACGCAGCACAGGCCGCCCTGCCGCTGCACACGGCCCCACTGCTGGCCGCCGCTGGCTTCCACTCGTCACCCATGTCAGCCGAGCGCGTCGTGTCCTTCATGGACCAGGTGCGCCTCTTCCAGGACCAGGTGGACAAGCTCACGCGCCTGCAGGTGGACTCTGCAGAATACAGTTGCCTCAAAGCCATCGCCCTCTTCTCCCCTG ACGCTTGCGGCCTGACGGACCCCGTGCACGTGGAGAGCCTGCAGGAGAAGGTCCAGGTGGCGCTGACGGAGTATGAGCGGGCGCAGTACCCCAGCCAGCCGCAGCGGTTCGGCCGCCTGCTCCTGCGCCTGCCCGCCCTGCGCGCTGTGCCCGCCTCACTCATCTCCCAGCTTTTCTTCATGCGGCTGGTGGGCAAAACGCCCATTGAGACGCTGATCCGTGACATGCAACTGTCCGGCAGCTCCATCAGCTGGCCCTACGTTCCCGGGCAGTGA